One segment of Rubripirellula amarantea DNA contains the following:
- a CDS encoding NAD-dependent epimerase/dehydratase family protein: MTTANVTPETCLITGGAGFIGSHLTGRLLAQGHKVIIVDDLSTGRASNLRSVIDHENLDYIEGTVEDDDLVAEVVDRASRVYHLAAAVGVALIAKQPIQTIERNIYPTQLILDRLGERAKRGDKVPCFIASTSEVYGKNPKETWCEEDDLVFGSTTKPRWSYGVSKAIDEFLALAFFKETGLPAVVGRFFNVVGPRQTGAYGMVLPRFVDAAIKGEPLVVHDDGAQIRCFAHVDDVIGAVMTLVETPHAAGRVYNIGSDKPISILELAQLVVERVNPKAKIEFQSYRDAYDDSFEDIRRRVPDLTRIRETINYAPSKDLDAIIDAVAEAMRESTSN; encoded by the coding sequence GTGACTACCGCGAATGTGACTCCTGAAACTTGCCTCATCACTGGCGGAGCTGGCTTTATCGGTTCGCACCTAACCGGCCGACTATTGGCTCAGGGGCACAAGGTCATCATTGTCGATGATCTTTCGACAGGACGCGCCAGTAACCTTCGCAGCGTGATCGATCACGAGAACCTTGATTACATCGAAGGCACGGTCGAAGACGATGACTTGGTTGCAGAGGTCGTTGATCGCGCGAGTCGTGTGTACCACCTTGCTGCGGCAGTGGGTGTCGCGTTGATCGCGAAACAACCGATCCAAACCATCGAACGAAATATCTACCCCACGCAGTTGATCCTTGATCGTCTTGGCGAACGAGCCAAACGGGGCGACAAGGTGCCTTGCTTTATCGCGAGCACTAGCGAAGTCTACGGAAAAAATCCTAAAGAAACTTGGTGCGAAGAAGACGACCTCGTCTTTGGCTCCACCACGAAACCGCGATGGAGTTATGGCGTATCCAAAGCGATTGACGAATTCCTGGCGCTTGCGTTCTTCAAGGAAACAGGTTTGCCTGCTGTCGTTGGCCGCTTCTTCAATGTCGTAGGGCCCAGGCAAACCGGAGCCTATGGAATGGTTCTGCCGCGATTTGTCGATGCGGCAATCAAAGGGGAACCACTCGTCGTGCACGATGACGGAGCCCAAATACGATGCTTCGCTCACGTTGACGATGTCATCGGCGCCGTGATGACATTAGTCGAGACCCCTCATGCCGCTGGCCGTGTCTACAACATCGGCAGCGACAAACCCATTTCGATCCTGGAACTTGCTCAACTAGTTGTTGAGCGAGTGAATCCTAAAGCGAAAATCGAATTCCAAAGCTATCGCGATGCCTATGACGATTCCTTCGAGGACATTCGTCGCCGCGTTCCTGACTTGACCCGGATTCGCGAAACCATCAACTACGCGCCGTCAAAAGACTTGGACGCCATCATTGATGCCGTCGCTGAGGCCATGCGGGAGTCGACCAGCAATTAG
- a CDS encoding DUF1844 domain-containing protein has translation MSESKDEPKIIVDDDWKAQVEKEKAAAASEAEATESEATNTEAAELESTSHQVADDSTDVTSSGSSSDAMPAPPPASFEVMISMMFTQAMAMLGQIPDPTTGKASVNKPYAKHYIDTLEMLGEKTKGNLSDDESKMLSEAMHALRMAYVSVKAS, from the coding sequence ATGAGTGAATCTAAAGACGAACCCAAGATCATTGTTGACGACGATTGGAAAGCTCAAGTTGAAAAAGAAAAGGCAGCGGCTGCGAGCGAAGCTGAGGCTACTGAATCTGAAGCAACTAACACCGAAGCTGCCGAACTGGAATCCACTTCGCATCAGGTGGCTGATGATTCGACCGACGTGACGTCGTCGGGCTCAAGTAGCGACGCAATGCCTGCGCCGCCACCTGCATCATTCGAAGTGATGATTTCGATGATGTTCACCCAAGCGATGGCGATGCTCGGTCAGATCCCGGATCCCACCACGGGCAAGGCCAGCGTCAACAAGCCGTACGCGAAGCATTACATCGATACTTTGGAAATGCTCGGAGAGAAAACCAAGGGCAACCTTTCCGATGACGAGTCCAAGATGCTTTCCGAAGCAATGCACGCACTGCGGATGGCCTACGTCAGTGTCAAAGCGTCCTAA
- a CDS encoding CTP synthase, with the protein MTKHIFVTGGVVSSLGKGLTSASMGMLLEQRGLRVRMQKLDPYINVDPGTMSPYQHGEVYVLDDGSETDLDLGHYERFTSGALTRDCNYTTGQIYLSVIEKERKGQFLGKTVQVIPHITNEIKSVIKRMGGDDVDVVITEIGGTVGDIESLPFLEAIRQFSLDVGRENVLYMHLTLVPYLKAADELKTKPTQHSVGQLREIGIQPDILVCRCEHSISREDREKIALFCNVPAKAVIEEKDKDFSIYEVPISLVDNKLDDLVVERLGLTTAKSLDITPWTDLLHRLRNPQHEISIAVVGKYAEHKDAYKSIYEAIDHAGMHHQAQVRIGRIQSADIEREGAERLLSGYHGILVPGGFGERGIEGKVQAIRFARERGIPFFGICLGMQCAVIEYGRSVVGLEGAHSSEFDKDTPHPVICLLDEQQNVTQMGGTMRLGAQPTKLDRHSLAGKAYATDEVSERHRHRYEFNNQFRSQYEANGLRFAGTSPDGGLVEVVEIPDHPWFVAVQYHPEFKSKPLKAHPLFAGFVGAAIDRKNQRKSTEKPVVSQR; encoded by the coding sequence ATGACAAAACATATCTTTGTAACCGGCGGCGTGGTCAGTTCTCTCGGCAAGGGGCTCACTAGCGCGTCCATGGGAATGCTGCTCGAACAACGCGGACTGCGGGTTCGAATGCAAAAATTAGACCCCTACATCAACGTTGATCCGGGCACGATGAGCCCTTACCAGCACGGGGAGGTCTACGTCCTTGATGATGGCAGCGAAACCGACCTCGATCTGGGGCACTACGAACGGTTCACCTCCGGCGCATTGACGCGGGATTGCAACTACACGACCGGACAAATTTATCTGTCGGTGATCGAGAAGGAACGCAAAGGCCAGTTTTTAGGCAAGACGGTTCAAGTTATTCCGCACATCACCAATGAAATTAAATCGGTGATTAAACGGATGGGGGGCGACGATGTCGATGTCGTCATTACCGAAATCGGCGGTACGGTCGGTGACATCGAAAGTCTGCCGTTCCTTGAGGCGATTCGGCAGTTTTCGCTTGATGTTGGTCGCGAGAATGTCCTTTACATGCACCTGACCTTGGTGCCCTACCTGAAGGCGGCTGACGAACTCAAGACAAAGCCAACTCAGCACTCGGTTGGGCAGCTTCGCGAAATTGGGATTCAGCCTGATATCTTGGTATGTCGCTGTGAGCATTCGATCAGCCGCGAAGATCGAGAGAAGATTGCATTGTTTTGCAATGTTCCAGCGAAGGCTGTGATCGAAGAAAAAGACAAGGACTTCTCGATCTATGAGGTCCCTATCTCTTTGGTTGACAATAAGCTCGACGATCTGGTGGTTGAACGGTTAGGGTTAACGACTGCGAAGAGTCTCGACATCACTCCGTGGACGGATTTGTTGCATCGCTTGCGAAACCCGCAACACGAAATTTCGATCGCGGTTGTCGGCAAGTACGCCGAACACAAAGATGCGTACAAGTCGATCTACGAGGCGATCGACCATGCGGGCATGCACCACCAAGCTCAAGTTCGCATTGGGCGTATTCAAAGTGCCGATATCGAACGTGAAGGCGCCGAACGATTGCTTAGCGGGTATCACGGTATTTTGGTGCCTGGCGGATTTGGCGAGCGTGGTATCGAAGGGAAAGTCCAGGCGATTCGGTTTGCTCGCGAACGTGGCATTCCGTTCTTTGGAATCTGTTTGGGCATGCAGTGCGCTGTCATCGAATACGGTCGCAGTGTGGTCGGTCTTGAAGGTGCCCATAGCAGCGAGTTTGATAAAGACACCCCGCATCCCGTGATTTGTTTGCTAGATGAGCAGCAAAATGTCACGCAAATGGGAGGCACGATGCGATTGGGCGCCCAGCCCACTAAGCTCGATCGTCACAGTTTGGCTGGTAAGGCCTATGCCACTGATGAAGTAAGTGAACGCCATCGCCACCGCTATGAGTTCAACAATCAGTTCCGTAGCCAGTACGAAGCCAACGGATTGCGTTTCGCAGGAACAAGTCCCGATGGCGGGCTCGTCGAGGTCGTCGAGATCCCAGATCATCCTTGGTTTGTGGCGGTTCAGTACCACCCCGAGTTTAAGAGTAAGCCCCTAAAAGCTCATCCCTTATTTGCGGGGTTCGTTGGTGCGGCGATCGACCGAAAAAATCAACGTAAGAGCACCGAAAAACCTGTAGTTAGCCAACGTTAA
- a CDS encoding WD40 domain-containing protein, whose amino-acid sequence MSIQRLILLGILLVFPVCGVFVLIATANDVSSETSDSTKHISFRDHVMPILRQNCLACHRDQEADGGLSLETVADIIKGGDSGAAVVSGDPEASLLLERVTGQDDSLMPPEDNTVGAVALTSSQIQLLKGWINQGAAEESQPAVKMQFQWQPIPETVRSIASLDIARTGFVAMAQANRVLLVDSQTQREVAQLSDPDLEGAVADVDLIQAVAFSPDGNRLATGGFRTVRVWQPSYQVSDAALAPIQHAAGLVAVSKDQSHHALVNVNGEIEVWDLAKSERQCKFRVSDEEVSAIEWLSGDSRETPVLLIVDYLGGLHLRDANGRSVSDSVETMSSIRKIALSENRGKLAVIHNSGEISTFNIVISDADNSVAIEAAATSIGDLKDVTAIAFDERADLSLIVATQSGGLQRVILSSGEVTALANPESVVQSIAVVADPPRWITGGRSGKTQVWNATDGKLLQTLSARGEDVFEIESAQRAAERQEISHQHATDELAGLEKRVVSESAAAAELSKQLDTATQELDSEMSKELPTADQELSKANELRKQKHAVVDQLKTAIASAESAKQRLEDQVENLKKRVQVVSLRSRALRQRVSELQTRSDAAASAVASLAGVPNSTKIAVMHADGAVRIMDVANPDSHAMVLPSSADLKVASSKSKLCFLRGQVICASPRTSPRISRVDAKWELQRVIGGVNLQVIADRVTSLEFHPDGRRLAIGGGRSSRSGEIKLVDVETGEILEQEMHSHSDTVMGLAFSPDGRVLASASADETIGLSEVSTGKTLRVLEGHTRHVLAIDWHDDGRSLVSASADQTVRVWDAGSGETTRKIEGFPHELTSVKFVGKTNQFAVACGSGEVRLCDSANGRTVRSFNAGDKFLLSVAVDSNLQRIVAGASDGDAPTWNVGTGAETGSLLEGELK is encoded by the coding sequence ATGAGCATTCAACGCCTGATTCTTCTCGGTATTCTCTTGGTTTTTCCGGTTTGTGGCGTCTTCGTCTTGATCGCCACAGCCAACGATGTCAGTTCGGAAACGTCGGATTCAACGAAGCATATTTCGTTTCGGGACCACGTCATGCCCATCCTGCGTCAGAACTGCTTGGCATGCCACCGCGACCAGGAAGCCGATGGGGGGCTGAGCTTGGAAACCGTTGCGGACATTATCAAAGGCGGTGATAGCGGTGCGGCCGTTGTTTCCGGTGACCCCGAGGCAAGCTTGTTGTTGGAACGCGTCACCGGACAAGACGATTCGCTTATGCCGCCAGAGGACAACACCGTCGGGGCGGTCGCGCTGACAAGTAGTCAAATCCAACTGTTGAAAGGATGGATCAACCAAGGCGCAGCAGAAGAGAGCCAACCCGCAGTCAAGATGCAATTCCAATGGCAACCGATACCGGAAACTGTGCGTTCGATTGCGAGCCTCGACATTGCACGCACTGGCTTTGTCGCCATGGCACAGGCAAACCGCGTGTTGCTTGTTGACTCCCAGACTCAACGCGAAGTCGCCCAATTGAGTGATCCAGATTTAGAAGGCGCAGTTGCAGATGTGGATTTAATTCAAGCGGTCGCCTTTTCTCCCGATGGCAATCGGCTTGCAACCGGAGGGTTCAGGACGGTTCGTGTTTGGCAGCCAAGTTATCAAGTGAGCGATGCGGCACTTGCCCCAATACAACACGCGGCTGGCTTGGTTGCCGTTTCGAAGGATCAGTCGCACCACGCACTGGTCAATGTTAATGGTGAGATAGAGGTATGGGATCTCGCAAAGTCTGAACGCCAATGCAAGTTTCGAGTGAGTGATGAAGAGGTTTCTGCGATTGAATGGCTATCCGGTGATTCGCGAGAGACGCCCGTTCTTCTTATCGTTGATTATCTCGGTGGGCTTCACCTTCGTGATGCCAATGGAAGATCAGTATCAGATAGCGTGGAGACAATGTCATCCATTCGGAAAATCGCTTTATCCGAGAACCGAGGCAAATTGGCTGTCATTCATAACTCTGGCGAAATCAGCACATTCAACATTGTGATCTCCGACGCTGACAACTCGGTAGCGATCGAGGCCGCGGCGACATCCATAGGGGATTTAAAAGACGTTACTGCGATCGCGTTCGATGAACGGGCGGATCTTTCATTGATCGTCGCAACTCAATCCGGTGGACTGCAACGCGTCATACTCAGTAGCGGTGAGGTGACTGCACTTGCGAACCCCGAATCGGTCGTTCAATCGATCGCTGTGGTGGCCGATCCACCTCGCTGGATTACGGGGGGACGAAGTGGCAAGACTCAGGTTTGGAATGCCACCGATGGAAAACTATTGCAGACTCTTTCGGCACGCGGGGAAGATGTGTTTGAAATTGAGTCCGCCCAGCGAGCTGCGGAACGTCAAGAAATATCGCATCAGCACGCAACCGATGAGCTAGCTGGGTTGGAAAAACGGGTGGTGTCGGAATCTGCTGCTGCAGCCGAGCTAAGCAAGCAACTCGATACGGCGACCCAAGAACTTGATAGTGAAATGTCTAAAGAGCTCCCGACGGCAGACCAGGAGCTAAGCAAAGCGAACGAGTTGCGAAAGCAGAAGCACGCTGTCGTGGATCAGCTCAAAACCGCAATCGCGTCTGCGGAATCAGCAAAGCAGCGACTAGAAGATCAAGTCGAGAATCTAAAGAAGCGCGTTCAAGTCGTCTCGCTTCGGTCTCGTGCTTTGAGGCAACGAGTTTCTGAGCTTCAGACACGATCCGACGCTGCGGCTAGCGCTGTGGCTTCCCTTGCCGGAGTACCCAATTCTACCAAGATCGCAGTCATGCACGCCGATGGAGCCGTTCGAATCATGGATGTTGCGAATCCTGATTCGCATGCCATGGTGCTTCCGTCATCGGCTGATCTGAAAGTGGCGAGCTCAAAATCGAAGCTTTGTTTTTTACGTGGTCAAGTTATTTGCGCTTCACCACGCACCTCACCACGGATATCGCGAGTTGACGCTAAGTGGGAACTGCAGCGAGTGATAGGTGGCGTTAATCTTCAAGTGATTGCAGATCGTGTGACGTCGCTGGAATTTCATCCCGATGGTCGACGGCTCGCGATCGGCGGTGGTCGGTCAAGTCGCAGCGGCGAAATCAAACTGGTTGATGTCGAAACCGGTGAAATTCTAGAGCAAGAGATGCACTCGCATTCGGACACCGTGATGGGATTGGCGTTCTCGCCGGACGGGCGGGTGCTCGCGTCCGCCTCCGCTGACGAAACCATTGGCCTGTCGGAAGTCTCCACGGGCAAGACGCTTCGGGTTTTGGAAGGACACACTCGACATGTATTGGCGATTGATTGGCACGACGATGGACGGTCCCTTGTATCGGCCAGTGCGGATCAAACCGTTCGAGTTTGGGATGCGGGCAGCGGCGAAACGACCCGCAAGATTGAAGGATTCCCCCATGAACTGACGAGCGTCAAATTCGTGGGTAAGACAAACCAGTTCGCCGTAGCGTGCGGTAGCGGCGAGGTCCGGTTGTGCGATTCGGCCAACGGTCGAACAGTGCGAAGCTTCAACGCAGGGGACAAGTTCCTTTTGAGTGTTGCCGTGGACTCGAACCTTCAACGAATCGTGGCTGGGGCAAGCGATGGCGACGCCCCAACATGGAACGTTGGCACGGGAGCCGAAACTGGCAGCTTGTTAGAAGGCGAATTGAAGTGA
- a CDS encoding DUF1549 and DUF1553 domain-containing protein → MSPSSETSMLETTGPVSFKNDVVPVLTKLGCNTGTCHAKAGGGQNGFQLSLFGFEPDEDYDHLVWEARGRRVSPAAPDQSLLLLKASGHMAHGGGVRMAVDSEHYQVLRSWISQGAPRDPPDAPELVSIEAHPASGVLERNSETQLTAIARYSDQTQRDVTSLAIYETNDPALIECSPAGLVHAEDIPGKASVMVRFQGKMAVYSAAIPRAQATSEFPPSDHFIDRLVFRNLETLGIPASPICDDDTFLRRVTLDIAGRLPTLSQRQAFHANSSDDRRAEFIDELLESPGYADTFANKWTSLLKNRRDEVSDIKSNFAFHAWIRDSLLANRPYDEIVRELLAATGTVDANPAVAWYKRVKEPNQQIEDVAQLFLGVRVQCAQCHHHPFERWSQDDYYALSAFFTQIGRKPSDVYGEDLIFHDRGIAQAKNIKSGQLIRPLALGDSVGQIPPDEDPRLRLADWMADADNPFFAKALVNRYWKHFVGRGLVEPEDDIRDTNPPTNPELLEALEQHFVDSGFDLKSLVRAITTSKTYQLSSLPTSDNLADRQNYSWHYPQRLQAEVMLDAINDVTATRTDFANLPLGTRAIALPDNSYNKSSEFLRTFGRPEATSVCECERVQSASLAQSLHFLNANEIRSKIGDPNGRAASFVKAHNAEPPTPAEDQVRELYRIAFSREVKNEELATAVTYLTNAKIDADGKPISDGNTYRENMEDLIWAIINSKEFLFNH, encoded by the coding sequence ATGTCGCCGTCATCTGAAACTTCGATGCTGGAAACAACCGGCCCGGTCAGCTTTAAAAACGATGTCGTTCCGGTGTTGACCAAGCTTGGATGCAACACAGGCACCTGCCATGCGAAAGCCGGAGGAGGTCAGAACGGCTTCCAGTTATCACTTTTCGGTTTCGAACCTGACGAAGACTACGACCATTTGGTCTGGGAAGCTCGTGGGCGACGCGTCTCCCCTGCGGCTCCCGATCAAAGCTTGCTATTACTTAAAGCAAGCGGACACATGGCGCACGGTGGCGGAGTGCGCATGGCAGTCGATTCAGAACACTACCAAGTGTTGCGATCCTGGATTTCTCAAGGAGCACCTCGCGATCCCCCTGATGCACCCGAGCTCGTTTCGATTGAGGCTCATCCGGCCAGCGGTGTATTGGAACGCAACAGCGAAACGCAACTAACCGCAATCGCTCGATACTCAGACCAAACCCAACGAGACGTCACTTCGCTCGCTATCTACGAAACCAACGACCCGGCCCTCATCGAGTGTTCACCTGCGGGGTTGGTTCACGCCGAAGACATTCCTGGGAAGGCGTCCGTCATGGTTCGCTTCCAAGGAAAAATGGCGGTGTACTCTGCTGCAATACCAAGGGCGCAAGCGACAAGTGAGTTCCCGCCTTCGGATCACTTCATCGATCGTCTTGTCTTTAGAAACCTGGAAACACTTGGCATACCAGCCTCACCCATTTGTGACGACGACACATTCTTGCGTCGCGTTACCTTGGACATCGCAGGCCGCTTGCCGACGCTATCGCAACGACAGGCATTCCATGCGAACTCAAGCGATGATCGTCGAGCCGAGTTCATTGACGAACTACTTGAAAGCCCTGGATACGCCGATACATTCGCGAACAAATGGACATCGCTGCTGAAGAATCGACGCGATGAAGTAAGCGACATCAAATCGAACTTTGCTTTCCATGCATGGATTCGCGATAGCCTGCTCGCCAATCGCCCCTACGATGAAATCGTTCGTGAACTACTCGCTGCTACCGGGACCGTCGACGCAAACCCTGCGGTCGCCTGGTACAAGAGAGTGAAAGAACCCAACCAGCAAATCGAGGACGTAGCCCAGCTATTTCTTGGCGTGCGAGTGCAGTGCGCCCAATGCCATCATCATCCTTTTGAAAGGTGGAGCCAGGATGACTACTACGCATTGTCGGCGTTCTTCACTCAGATAGGACGGAAGCCCTCTGATGTCTATGGGGAAGATTTGATCTTTCACGATCGAGGAATCGCCCAAGCAAAGAACATTAAGTCTGGTCAGTTAATTCGACCATTGGCCTTGGGCGATAGCGTCGGACAAATTCCACCTGATGAAGACCCTCGATTGCGATTAGCAGACTGGATGGCTGACGCCGACAATCCATTTTTTGCCAAAGCCCTCGTCAATCGTTATTGGAAACACTTTGTGGGACGAGGCCTAGTCGAACCGGAAGACGATATTCGCGACACCAATCCACCTACCAACCCCGAACTTCTGGAAGCGTTAGAACAGCATTTTGTTGACAGTGGTTTTGACCTGAAGTCGTTAGTTCGAGCGATCACTACTTCAAAGACTTACCAACTCAGTTCACTGCCTACTTCAGACAACTTGGCAGACCGCCAAAATTACTCTTGGCATTACCCGCAACGATTGCAGGCCGAGGTAATGCTCGATGCAATCAACGATGTGACCGCCACTCGCACGGACTTTGCCAACCTTCCACTTGGCACTCGCGCGATCGCTCTTCCTGATAACAGCTACAACAAATCTTCGGAGTTCTTGCGGACATTCGGTCGTCCAGAAGCAACTAGTGTTTGTGAGTGCGAGCGAGTGCAATCCGCCAGCCTTGCCCAAAGCCTGCACTTTCTAAACGCCAACGAAATTCGTTCAAAGATCGGCGATCCGAACGGTCGCGCAGCTTCATTCGTGAAAGCTCATAACGCTGAACCACCGACACCAGCCGAGGATCAAGTTCGAGAACTTTACCGAATCGCATTTTCACGCGAGGTCAAGAATGAAGAACTAGCTACGGCCGTTACTTACCTTACCAATGCGAAGATCGATGCCGATGGAAAGCCAATCTCTGACGGCAATACGTATCGTGAGAATATGGAAGACTTGATCTGGGCGATCATCAACTCCAAAGAATTCTTATTCAATCATTAG
- a CDS encoding serine protease, which translates to MRQSRRCGVACLAAGLIAAYLSSQCFAQSVGLPAPRLLTTMPMGGEAGTTVDVTISGELLEDSTALLFSHSGITAVAKTDAEGAVIANQFTVTISEDCPLGVHDARVLTPYGVSTARAFSVGHLKEIVQTETSTTIDSAVELPINSVCNAYANERNINHYRIHVEKGQRIIVDCSSAGIDSKLTPVLIIADSQGNDLVAQRRGDYIDFTAPTSANYLVKVHDLTFRGGPFFFFRLRVEELEEGGLPEATPRTQAVGEFSWPPDGLAEQASSQEAEPNDSLTQPQRITIPCDISGSFYPAADVDRFEFVAKKGQTWWVEVASERLGRPTNASVLVQRVVATEETADSQVAFVDVAELADIDSPIKRSSNFYTYDGPPYNAGSSDVLGKFEVPEDGTYHLQLVDLFGGTRSDERNKYRLVIRQAQPDFAVVTWAMHMELRNGDRNALSKPVALRPGTTIPFEVIAIRRDGFDGPIDIRLDDLPDGVRADGLRIPAGQSRGHLLITAMPDAPVGNTVATFTGEAEVDGRKITRQGRIASLAWPIKDHSSEVPSPRLMADIPVSVGEAEISPLVLAPKSDDVLEVKAGEKITVPVVHLRAGEFSGASMLMKTMGTGFESNPTFDLTIADDVTNVELDLAKLKTPPGDYAIAFYGGAVAKYASKQTPDKPVDTVDLFVSQPIAIRVLAGDPQ; encoded by the coding sequence ATGCGTCAGTCACGAAGATGTGGAGTAGCTTGTCTTGCTGCTGGTTTAATAGCTGCATACTTATCATCGCAATGCTTCGCTCAATCGGTCGGCTTGCCGGCTCCGCGTCTCTTGACAACGATGCCGATGGGAGGCGAAGCAGGGACCACCGTTGATGTCACCATCAGTGGTGAGTTGCTCGAAGACAGCACCGCTTTGCTGTTTTCGCATAGCGGAATCACAGCGGTCGCAAAAACCGATGCCGAAGGTGCCGTCATCGCGAACCAGTTTACGGTGACCATTTCCGAAGACTGCCCATTAGGCGTACATGATGCTCGTGTCCTAACACCTTATGGAGTGTCGACGGCACGTGCGTTCTCGGTAGGCCATTTGAAAGAGATCGTCCAAACTGAAACTTCGACGACTATCGATTCTGCGGTGGAATTACCAATCAACAGCGTTTGCAACGCCTATGCAAATGAACGCAACATTAACCACTATCGGATTCATGTCGAAAAAGGTCAACGGATCATCGTGGACTGCTCGTCAGCAGGAATTGATTCCAAGCTCACCCCAGTGCTTATCATCGCCGACTCGCAGGGAAATGACTTAGTGGCTCAGCGTCGAGGCGATTACATCGATTTCACCGCACCCACATCTGCGAACTATTTGGTCAAGGTACACGACCTTACGTTTCGAGGAGGTCCCTTCTTCTTTTTTCGGCTTCGAGTCGAGGAACTAGAGGAAGGCGGTTTGCCAGAAGCTACGCCTCGCACCCAAGCGGTAGGTGAATTTTCCTGGCCACCGGACGGTCTTGCAGAACAAGCATCTAGCCAAGAGGCAGAACCCAACGACAGTCTTACCCAACCGCAGCGAATTACGATCCCATGCGACATCTCTGGCAGCTTTTATCCAGCCGCCGACGTAGACCGATTTGAGTTCGTAGCTAAGAAAGGCCAAACATGGTGGGTCGAGGTCGCATCTGAACGACTGGGGCGTCCCACCAATGCGAGTGTGTTGGTCCAACGAGTCGTTGCCACTGAAGAAACTGCGGACTCACAAGTGGCCTTTGTGGACGTTGCTGAGCTAGCGGATATCGACAGCCCTATCAAGCGATCGTCAAATTTCTACACCTACGATGGGCCACCCTATAACGCGGGGTCATCGGATGTACTTGGGAAGTTCGAAGTTCCCGAGGATGGCACTTATCACTTGCAACTAGTGGATCTTTTTGGCGGGACTCGTAGTGACGAGCGAAACAAGTATCGACTCGTCATCCGGCAAGCTCAACCAGATTTTGCAGTCGTCACGTGGGCTATGCATATGGAACTTCGCAACGGCGACCGAAACGCGTTGTCTAAACCCGTTGCCTTGCGTCCGGGCACGACGATCCCGTTTGAAGTGATTGCGATTCGCCGTGACGGATTCGACGGACCAATAGACATTCGTCTCGACGATTTGCCAGACGGCGTTCGCGCGGACGGCCTGCGCATACCTGCAGGTCAATCTCGGGGACACTTGCTAATCACGGCAATGCCGGACGCCCCCGTCGGCAATACGGTGGCAACTTTTACCGGGGAAGCAGAAGTCGATGGCAGGAAGATCACACGCCAAGGACGAATCGCTTCACTTGCGTGGCCAATCAAAGACCATAGCTCCGAAGTTCCAAGCCCACGGTTGATGGCAGACATTCCCGTATCAGTTGGCGAAGCCGAAATTTCTCCTTTGGTGTTGGCACCCAAGTCCGACGACGTATTGGAGGTTAAGGCGGGTGAGAAAATCACCGTTCCGGTCGTTCATTTGCGAGCGGGAGAATTCTCCGGCGCAAGCATGCTTATGAAAACGATGGGGACTGGATTCGAATCCAACCCAACTTTTGACCTCACGATCGCCGACGATGTCACCAATGTTGAACTGGACCTCGCCAAGCTTAAGACGCCTCCCGGTGACTACGCCATTGCGTTCTACGGCGGCGCGGTAGCGAAGTACGCGTCCAAACAGACCCCAGACAAACCGGTCGACACGGTCGATCTTTTTGTTTCTCAACCGATCGCTATTCGAGTACTCGCGGGAGACCCTCAATGA